In Salvelinus sp. IW2-2015 unplaced genomic scaffold, ASM291031v2 Un_scaffold2299, whole genome shotgun sequence, the DNA window CCTGCAGGGTTTATGGCAACAGCCATGTCCTCATGAAGGACAATaaccatcatcttcatcatcttcaTACATATTGGTCCATATTCCTGatcaaggcagacagacagacacattatttGGAGAAATATTTATGACCAGTTAGCAGGGTTCAGTCCATGAAAGAATATTCTGATTCTCTTTGTCCACAGTTTGTAGAGTCCATTCatcctactgttgaccaatagGATAGAGACGTCGTACCCTTGATGAGACAATCCTTCAGCAGTAAAATTCCACTGGGGAGggtagaaagtgtgtgtgtgttagtccagTCTGAGAGGCTCTCTGTGCTGTTATGTTCTCCTAGATGTCGTTCTGTGTTGGGGAGAAGAGAGCTGCTAGAGATCCAGTCTCACTGGSCTCCACAATGTCCCTTTTCTCCAGCTTGGGCTTCTTAAAGAGAGATGGGAGATKTCTGATATGTACCTCCTTTTTAAACTGCTGGCCCAGAGCTTTCTGTGGGGAGGAGAGATCAAATACAGTTACAATCTGTCTGAATTGAATGGTTGTCTTATTATATTTGAGTGTACAGGACCTATTTAATTAAACTTTTATGAAAAATActactgtcaatcaatcaatcaaatgtatttataatgcccttttttacatcagcagatgtcacaaagtgctatacagaaacccactCTAAAAACTCAAATTGCAATTAATGCAGATTTAAAAGCATTGTGGTCCAGAGCCTGCCAGCATTCGCCAATCAAGTCTAACTTATATCCTATAAGTAATATCCAATTCAACAGTCACAATGGAGACATTTTAGACATTATTTTGTTATTAAATAATTCTAGgtctttcttaaagaaaaacatagAAGTTGTAGAACACCCCCATCTATTGGTGGGAGGTGGTATTACCCCCACGGTGCCGGTGATGAGCTTCTTGAACTggtccttcctcttcttctctcccaccTTCTGGGTGGAGGTGGGCTCCAGTAGCCGCTGGTCGTactggtccagagcctccagatTGATGCTGGGGATCTGAGTCATCACACTCCTTAGCTCCATGTACAGCGGCCGCTGAtccagggagggaggaaagagaggaaagagttagtgggagagaaggggaggagaagggtaggacagagagaagagttagatgtagaagaggggaggagaaggggaggacagagagaagagatagatgtagaggaggggaggagaagggtaggacagagagaagagtttgatgtagagaaggggaggagaagtgtcatacagagagaagagtgagTGATGCTGGGGTTCTGAGTCATCATGACCTGCTCAGACAGTCAGGAGTCACTAATACGTTGCAGGTGTGGCATTCTGCATACTTTTTACTCAAAGTAGTACATAGTATGCTGATCAAGTATGTAGCACGCTAGTATGGATATTTGGACAGGGCCAATGTAAAGGCATGTGCCCTATCCCAGTAGCTGTTTATCCCTTATGGAGCAGATTTGCTTCATCTTTTACTTAATTTCATCATTTGGGGAGAGACGCTCTGCAAGAGGGAGGGCAagtacacaggagagagagagagagagagagagagtacaaagAGAGAGGATCCAGTCTGCAGATAGAGGACTATCTAAATCATCAAGGGATTACACAGTGTCCCCAAACCAACAGAATGTAGGCTAACACCTCTTTATCTCACGTCCAGAGGGAGTTGAATTAGTAATTGATTAGTTTACGATTGAGAAGATAAAAGTATGCAGTGAAATTCAGCTTGAAAATAGAAATTCAAAACCACCACATCAACTAGACATTTACTGATTGAATCATCTCACAGTAACATTTAGTCATATTAAACAGGATATAAAGTCATAAGATCAACT includes these proteins:
- the LOC139025143 gene encoding exportin-5-like, with product MELRSVMTQIPSINLEALDQYDQRLLEPTSTQKVGEKKRKDQFKKLITGTVGKALGQQFKKEVHIRXLPSLFKKPKLEKRDIVEXSETGSLAALFSPTQNDI